One Anopheles marshallii chromosome 3, idAnoMarsDA_429_01, whole genome shotgun sequence genomic region harbors:
- the LOC128713509 gene encoding novel acetylcholine receptor chaperone translates to MSSLVLRSLSILLGLFFIFIGIMKISPHLSKDLHRDLRKNYVKYAKVFPLSTLLEFKIPSKWYRRSVGGLEVLCGLAMVLIPSHKIKNAANITLLLLMFLAVYSHYMVSDPFERSGPALVFTFMLIGRLVIWYQASRREAALAAATQPTANGLKQE, encoded by the exons ATGTCCTCGCTGGTGTTGAGGAGCCTCTCGATACTGCTCGGGTTGTTCTTCATATTTATCGGCATCATGAAGATTTCGCCACACCTCAGCAAGGACCTGCATCGAGATTTG CGCAAGAACTACGTCAAGTATGCGAAAGTGTTTCCCCTATCGACACTGCTGGAGTTCAAAATACCCTCGAAATGGTACCGACGATCGGTCGGCGGACTGGAGGTGCTGTGCGGGTTGGCCATGGTGCTCATTCCTAGCC ataaaataaaaaatgcggCTAACATAACgctcctgctgctgatgttcCTGGCTGTCTACTCGCACTACATGGTGAGCGATCCGTTCGAACGGTCCGGTCCAGCGCTCGTCTTCACCTTCATGCTGATCGGTCGGCTAGTGATATGGTATCAG GCAAGCAGACGGGAAGCGGCACTAGCTGCGGCCACACAGCCCACTGCCAATGGACTAAAACAGGAATAG
- the LOC128711688 gene encoding kinesin-like protein Klp61F, with the protein MDASNGQCERNQSNNKPSKSNQNVQVYVRVRPTNSRERLIRSQEVVDVVSNRELQLKSKKFTFDRTFAPNSKQHEVYQAVVAPYIEEVLSGYNCTVFAYGQTGTGKTFTMVGEEEPELSAAWEDDTQTGIIPRAVNHLFDELRMTELEFSMRISYLELYNEELCDLLSTDDSVKIRIFDDVQKKGSVIVQGLEEIPVHSKDDVYKLLAKGQERRKTASTLMNAQSSRSHTIFSIIVHIKENGNDGEEMLKIGKLNLVDLAGSENISKAGNEKGIRTREAVNINQSLLTLGRVITALVEKTPHIPYRESKLTRLLQESLGGRTKTSIIATVSPGNKDFEETLSTLEYAHRAKNIQNRPEANQKLSKKTVIKEYTEEIDRLKRDLMAARDKNGIYLAEETYNEMVYKSEAATKELNDKSSLIKALKEDLAKKESIFNEVACSLAEREEELRRTTDDLGQTRVELSNTKRNLSQTKRRYVEKKVVLKHHLQTEQMLTGQANELINVVETVTEDANGLHDTVDRRRELDNRNKTASEQFVDRVRQRIRSIQDDVGKMAEECNRLTVDMNVGWESYNHQQEQTQNETKTHLSTLETVSHSLLQQNATLLKAFKEMMEGRMDERRDEMIRFLAQVEQSRESLMESVTGTMAKLKNGIQSTMDSQFERTRKQYERMIEHGRTHDTKCAEFCQTFTAQLSDLDAITSTFEQHHNQLQDYVRQSNHEQQKELEAAKEFEQNLKSLLEQQVSSFMERMKASKQQQLQLSQIVTGVSEEISSQGKKASEQLHAIRQKIVDKTKTVQECTKERDRNVEECGALVQQHQSEIKETLAGVDLAIVETISQEIKETIEQQRDRLSTSQEQTRAQLLEFTHSLEAQNEQFGKAHGDGIGRVVGSLQAQQTSRQQFGSAYCGHTQRIGQAIGTYEHKTNDEQLLELQNDFERFHEKDLTFYQSTGKTPIRKKVQYPRDIAQTSPDERIIRRFWRDRGMAEVDLSATICEDLEETNPISVPEIRNSTPLMQRSSMLNLDEERQHFKELQISNIGSKIHSVQMLEESVEENKENI; encoded by the exons ATGGACGCCAGTAATGGGCAATGTGAGCGTAACCAATCCAACAACAAGCCATCAAAATCGAACCAAAATGTGCAGGTTTACGTCCGTGTTCG ACCAACGAACAGCCGAGAGAGGCTGATAAGGTCACAGGAGGTAGTGGACGTGGTATCGAACCGGGAGCTGCAGTTAAAGTCGAAAAAGTTCACCTTCGATCGGACATTTGCACCGAACAGTAAGCAACATGAGGTATACCAAGCAGTGGTGGCCCCGTACATCGAAGAGGTGCTGTCCGGGTACAATTGTACGGTTTTTGCCTACGGCCAGACCGGAACAGGCAAAACATTCACTATGGTTGGGGAGGAAGAGCCGGAACTGAGTGCCGCCTGGGAAGATGACACGCAGACCGGAATAATACCGCGGGCAGTGAACCATCTGTTCGACGAGCTACGAATGACGGAGTTGGAGTTTTCCATGCGTATATCGTACCTTGAGCTATACAACGAGGAACTTTGCGACCTTCTTTCGACGGATGATTCGGTGAAGATTCGGATCTTTGACGATGTACAAAAGAAAGGATCGGTGATCGTACAGGGCCTGGAAGAGATACCGGTACACAGCAAGGATGACGTGTATAAGCTGCTAGCGAAGGGTCAGGAACGACGTAAGACGGCATCAACGCTGATGAACGCCCAATCGTCCCGATCGCATACAATCTTTTCCATCATAGTTCACATCAAGGAGAATGGCAACGACGGCGAGGAGATGTTAAAAATAGGCAAGCTGAACCTTGTTGACCTGGCTGGAAGTGAAAACATCTCGAAAGCAGGTAATGAAAAGGGCATAAGGACTCGCGAAGCGGTTAACATTAACCAATCCTTGTTGACGCTCGGTCGAGTAATTACGGCATTGGTAGAGAAAACGCCACATATTCCGTACCGTGAATCGAAGCTAACGCGCCTACTCCAGGAATCGCTCGGAGGTCGTACGAAGACGTCCATCATTGCGACCGTATCGCCCGGTAACAAAGACTTCGAAGAAACGCTCAGCACACTAGAGTACGCACACCGTgcgaaaaacattcaaaacagaCCGGAAGCGAACCAGAAGCTGTCGAAGAAAACTGTCATCAAGGAGTACACGGAAGAGATCGATCGGTTGAAGCGCGATTTAATGGCAGCGCGCGACAAGAATGGCATCTACCTGGCGGAGGAAACGTATAACGAAATGGTGTACAAATCGGAGGCTGCCACTAAGGAGCTAAACGATAAATCGTCCCTTATTAAAGCGCTGAAGGAGGATCTAGCGAAGAAAGAGTCCATCTTCAATGAGGTGGCCTGCAGTTTGGCCGAACGGGAAGAGGAACTGCGACGTACGACGGATGATTTGGGGCAAACGCGTGTGGAGCTTTCGAATACGAAGCGCAACCTTTCGCAAACCAAGCGAAGGTACGTAGAGAAGAAAGTGGTACTCAAGCATCATTTGCAAACGGAACAAATGCTCACGGGACAGGCGAATGAGTTAATCAACGTGGTCGAAACTGTGACAGAAGATGCGAATGGTTTGCAT GATACGGTGGATCGTCGCAGAGAACTAGATAACAGAAACAAGACTGCCTCGGAGCAGTTTGTCGATCGCGTACGCCAGCGTATACGTTCGATTCAGGACGATGTGGGAAAAATGGCGGAAGAGTGTAATCGGCTAACTGTGGACATGAACGTGGGATGGG AAAGTTATAACCACCAACAAGAACAAACGCAGAACGAGACCAAAACACATCTTTCGACCCTAGAAACCGTGAGCCATAGCCTACTACAACAGAACGCGACGCTCTTGAAAGCTTTCAAAGAGATGATGGAAGGAAGGATGGATGAACGGCGTGATGAAATGATCCGCTTTTTGGCCCAAGTGGAACAATCCCGCGAATCGTTGATGGAATCAGTCACCGGTACAATGGCGAAATTAAAGAACGGTATCCAAAGCACGATGGACTCCCAGTTCGAGCGGACGCGAAAACAATACGAGCGAATGATAGAGCATGGCCGGACGCATGATACAAAATGCGCAGAATTTTGTCAAACATTCACGGCTCAATTGAGCGATCTCGACGCAATAACATCGACCTTCGAACAACATCACAATCAGCTGCAAGACTACGTTCGACAGTCCAACCACGAGCAACAGAAAGAACTGGAGGCAGCAAAGGAGTTCGAACAAAACTTAAAGTCGTTGTTGGAACAGCAAGTGAGCAGCTTCATGGAACGAATGAAAGCTTCGAAACAACAGCAATTGCAGCTTTCGCAGATCGTTACGGGAGTCTCTGAGGAGATTTCCAGTCAGGGTAAGAAAGCCTCCGAGCAGTTGCATGCCATTCGTCAAAAGATCGTCGATAAGACGAAAACGGTACAGGAGTGTACCAAGGAACGAGACCGCAACGTAGAGGAATGTGGTGCACTGGTACAGCAGCATCAatcggaaataaaagaaacattagcAGGTGTGGATCTGGCGATCGTTGAAACTATTAGTCAggaaattaaagaaactatcGAGCAACAACGTGACCGATTATCCACCAGTCAGGAACAAACTCGTGCGCAGCTGTTAGAATTCACGCATAGCTTGGAAGCACAGAATGAACAGTTTGGAAAGGCGCATGGAGATGGCATTGGACGTGTGGTAGGTAGTTTGCAGGCGCAACAAACCTCCAGACAACAGTTTGGCAGTGCGTACTGTGGCCATACGCAGCGTATCGGACAGGCGATCGGAACCTACGAGCACAAAACGAACGATGAACAGCTACTCGAGTTGCAAAACGATTTCGAACGGTTCCACGAGAAGGATCTAACCTTCTACCAATCGACGGGAAAAACGCCAATTCGAAAGAAGGTTCAGTATCCAAGGGATATTGCACAGACTTCACCGGATGAGCGTATAATTAGGCGTTTTTGGCGCGATCGTGGTATGGCCGAAGTGGACCTTTCTGCAACGATTTGTGAA gACCTGGAAGAGACGAATCCAATATCCGTGCCTGAAATACGGAATTCGACACCATTAATGCAACGATCCAGTATGTTGAACCTGGACGAAGAGCGGCAACACTTCAAAGagcttcaaatttcaaatattgGTTCAAAG ATCCATTCCGTGCAAATGCTCGAAGAAAGTGTggaggaaaataaagaaaacatctAA
- the LOC128711685 gene encoding mucin-19, whose protein sequence is MQQVDDPPYLTVGTEVSAKYKGAFCEAKVRKVVRNIKCKVAYKQQGLGSGVVSDDQIKGALRVGATVEVKHPERKEYVEATLTKIQDCSQYTVVFDDGDITTLRRSALCLKSGRHFNESETLDQLPLTHPEHFGNPVIGGRRGRRSRHLLPDESSDEEDEPTIHSRSNASDKEENIGKVVCVETSDNKKKNPKENWFPGLVVAPTAQDTVRIRVKDEYLVRSFKDGRYYTVPKKEATEFTRDSVNRSEAAAVSAAIEYMDNDVLPPHWDREALFGTSGSCSDSDQELETDSSDDEPTEEKDHFVAQLYKFMDDRGTPLNKAPSITNRDVDLYRLFRAVQKLHGYNRVTTQNQWKQIALRLGFSPATASITNLVKQAYKKFLFSFEEFNRKLGCTMVPHPKTSRSKGRSLVRASSVQSPKLAEKEKLLTAKEKAASAAAADATTKAGSSTAIITEASNSAVEESGNTSESSAAESAVLRPSSTKRKVGGGKVKALVDKFEEKEKEREKEKMAGKVGGESSGSSGGGKKEDGGPASAVKKEKLGAKAKSVEPVVEKRGRKRKDADSVDSKKDDRENTSVSGVSSASGTERSIKQEKQSTNSRKEEASGGGGGGGPPGSGGGGTGGNGSGPGTAGGHGGTGRTISPASAVSVGASVPDFPIEVGDKLKVYYDEQKVTYEAKVIEIAKQEGNPIYLVHYTGWNTRYDEWVRKERIAENLTNSKTKKGKSSSNTPTGSGGSTSKGPSGSTITTGDKTPKVAKRSRGNSKGEQSTGPGGNATPRSTTPNVGRNKSPATPSNRRPLTRGGSSAATGSSLSASAAAAGRRTSNNTDISSSLSVPTDPDNTSDTDSDEPMLKKCTTNSTSSTTSSNSSISISSTSTKVSTTAEAGSSSDAAAISDEFSNGASKGGGGVGGGRDYDLNQIRSELKGFKELKSSGSPASDTTTTTTTTAGAGEGPASASSVTDVPKHLIPKQEPNMHTRSSSTEVKESLSSSNTPLATIKKELTASATVKEEESTVTEEDDEPEKSSESETLSEEDSSQSSNKAFSSSPITTMVDSDTAETPLAAGLVMSPKILASPPPSVECEDSSSTEPLITVANKAADAKASLEKGTAASIKKDAIDGGSGVEKTATAPASAGKPPIKTYGTAATIIANSEKMAFCTVRDASTENELKPQLAVPATKDSVLELPSKNNPPIASQPAGVSPSLSVRSKTGVTEDKATVVTSSMTSPSATSGRTNTSSLTTPVKASFGSSPSATAGNSKEDSPVPSQGVIIAAGSNARAIKSPKSSPSAIQSITSTGTATPDDGKGNPSTISPVGPTNILSQTTSSSPHGGGFNSLRAEKKQSNVQHSGPGTGASVMERKFTLGREGTSAFSSPASTLSAQSPLSTATPATSLKHGSSGLLGEKKHFSSSTLTPAQNKLLSKEALSIKSLFESTANRMDEKISDVYEFEDEYDDPADTGSGPMGAMSAASGAPGSGTGSRKLVSDVPPAEVVSSLSLTSSTTSSSLGGQFGDEKRKKPLQRKSTAVPVDPLDTSNFGTGNYSGALKRAKKPSPVKAEPMGVENKSPKGSGILRREPKEKEEKEQKQPSESESGTVATETLRATVSSVDPPKEKSIPKTTSTAVTTSSQVGLTTAFVQTPVKSDSTFDVLRKSPSFNLVTPGPLGSKEEMFKSQDDIETKPNPPPLPATTTPGIFTPVISASTIGSGGVNERSISSVLYPHGKGPSTSVLLAKAGDESQKEEPTLENCKKYFNDMNFEFDAPTVKKPPSIADKVLKALSEQQQQQQQQLQTIKSEKPDFPKYIPSSMHHHSLPNTPKSIINSGLLSSPAMESGTPMSFASTVHPTIKSESISSGGNTAATVVSSYTSSPMMAVNHPPKPGSLGGNETPQSGKSHEGMKMEPEDSHNSTTKSSPISNDAKATTNQSPGLSSSNTGGVQKIQLEQIPTSRSNDLTESLRKLDPDPRFIHDDESTDSNDSEHRLIIEDAESQGSGEPVTGSAMVHSQTVLTSSPAVPSSTAAVIVHYESKPAASVISAKKELFEEKPRSATSSITLEMASAASAAAVAAVAGKEKLILKQDHTGPTDTPLASSLVKEDTTKSLSGAPTASSEKKPIGGAKQSLLEAIIQMNTASRGMSSEEYLMHKVHEQQPPLQQRVSADGECRKDVSFPAQKQYDTSVVPATTSVITSTGSNESLGSSTVSLNPEDSPTQSLHYLQSQSAPQAQAPNNESLSLLLCEETIPGSPAPKDHDRLQPSTVGRKVYAETPLAPPSSSSSSFLPPQNIQTATDLKPVPMDLEPPVVTITIGGNTTISSTSQSGIGGTGGVGSYASNLQQQQQSLRSKVTSGGGESTADTPNSSPRDSVSQDETHDQESLSPMKKRRQRKPSEEPTLKRRRTGNTSLGGYGFGNNGSNTSYGRNQRGLNTSNATDSEDNSDNLAAFHRSSSLIFVGSKTGRPCQYNFLVNLDPSLNSNHRIGIIRKKIQELRKTYNVIKAELASIDRRRKKLRRRERENKKQAKLNSASAGNN, encoded by the exons ATGCAG CAAGTAGACGATCCCCCTTATTTGACTGTAGGAACGGAGGTTAGCGCCAAATACAAGGGGGCATTCTGCGAGGCCAAGGTACGCAAGGTCGTGCGCAACATCAAATGCAAGGTCGCGTACAAACAACAGGGCCTCGGGTCTGGTGTCGTTTCTGACGATCAGATCAAGGGGGCACTTCGGGTGGGTGCGACGGTCGAGGTCAAGCATCCGGAGCGGAAGGAGTACGTCGAGGCGACGCTCACCAAAATCCAGGACTGTTCGCAGTACACGGTGGTGTTCGATGACGGCGACATAACGACGCTTCGACGCAGCGCGCTGTGTCTGAAGAGTGGCCGTCATTTCAACGAGAGCGAAACACTTGATCAGCTTCCGCTGACACATCCGGAGCACTTTGGGAACCCGGTGATAGGAGGACGCAGGGGTCGCAG aTCACGACACCTCTTGCCGGATGAAAGTTCCGATGAGGAAGACGAACCGACTATACATTCGCGTTCCAACGCCAGCGATAAGGAGGAAAACATCGGGAAAGTGGTGTGCGTGGAAACGAGCgataataagaagaaaaatccGAAAGAAAACTGGTTCCCTGGGCTTGTGGTTGCTCCGACCGCTCAGGACACGGTGCGCATCCGTGTGAAGGACGAGTATTTGGTGCGCTCGTTCAAGGACGGTCGGTACTACACCGTGCCAAAAAAGGAAGCGACCGAGTTTACGCGTGACAGTGTGAACAGGTCCGAAGCAGCCGCCGTTTCGGCAGCAATCGAGTACATGGATAATGATGTACTTCCACCGCACTGGGACAGGGAAGCACTGTTCGGTACGTCGGGTAGCTGCAGCGATTCGGACCAGGAGCTCGAGACGGACAGTTCCGACGATGAACCTACCGAGGAAAAGGATCATTTTGTGGCGCAGCTGTACAAGTTTATGGACGATCGAGGAACGCCACTGAACAAAGCGCCATCGATCACGAATCGGGACGTGGATCTGTACCGTTTGTTTCGCGCCGTGCAAAAGCTGCATGGTTACAATCGAGTTACGACCCAGAATCAGTGGAAGCAGATCGCGCTGCGATTGGGCTTCTCACCTGCTACAGCCAGTATCACCAACCTGGTGAAGCAGGCGTACAAAAAGTTTCTGTTCTCGTTCGAAGAGTTCAACCGCAAACTCGGATGTACGATGGTACCACATCCGAAGACGAGTCGTTCCAAGGGCCGCAGTCTGGTACGTGCCAGCTCGGTTCAGTCACCCAAGCTggcggaaaaggaaaagctcCTAACGGCAAAAGAGAAGGCCGCATCGGCCGCTGCAGCAGACGCAACAACAAAGGCGGGTAGTTCGACGGCTATAATCACGGAAGCATCTAATTCAGCAGTAGAAGAATCGGGCAATACAAGCGAATCAAGCGCTGCCGAAAGTGCCGTATTGAGGCCGAGCAGTACCAAGCGGAAAGTCGGTGGGGGAAAGGTGAAGGCGTTGGTAGATAAGTTCGAGGAAAAGGAGAAAGAACGGGAGAAGGAGAAAATGGCTGGAAAGGTTGGCGGTGAAAGCAGCGGATCGTCCGGTGGTGGCAAAAAGGAAGATGGGGGACCGGCCTCAGCagtgaagaaggaaaagcTCGGTGCGAAGGCAAAATCCGTTGAACCGGTGGTCGAGAAGCGAGGCCGTAAGAGAAAGGACGCCGATTCGGTAGACTCCAAAAAGGATGACCGGGAAAACACAAGCGTAAGTGGTGTTAGCAGTGCGAGTGGCACAGAACGCAGCATTAAGCAGGAGAAACAATCCACCAACAGTAGAAAGGAAGAAGccagtggcggtggtggtggtggtggtccacCGGGGAGTGGAGGCGGAGGTACTGGAGGAAATGGATCTGGACCGGGAACAGCAGGTGGGCATGGTGGCACTGGTAGAACCATTAGCCCGGCAAGTGCAGTTTCAGTTGGAGCTTCCGTTCCCGACTTCCCAATCGAGGTAGGCGATAAGCTTAAAGTGTACTATGACGAGCAGAAGGTGACATACGAAGCGAAGGTGATCGAGATCGCCAAACAGGAAGGAAATCCCATCTATCTGGTACACTATACCGGTTGGAACACGAG GTACGACGAATGGGTTCGCAAGGAACGTATTGCGGAAAATTtaaccaacagcaaaaccaagaaaggaaaatcttCCTCGAACACACCCACGGGCAGTGGAGGATCGACAAGTAAGGGCCCATCGGGATCGACCATCACGACGGGAGATAAAACGCCAAAAGTTGCTAAACGCAGCCGTGGTAATTCGAAAGGTGAACAGAGCACCGGTCCCGGAGGAAATGCTACACCCCGTTCGACGACTCCCAACGTTGGGCGAAATAAATCACCGGCCACCCCATCCAATCGGAGACCGCTCACCCGTGGTGGTTCGTCAGCGGCTACGGGATCGTCCCTTTCGGCCTCGGCCGCCGCTGCTGGTAGACGCACCTCCAACAACACGGACATTTCGTCTTCACTGTCTGTGCCGACCGATCCAGATAATACCAGCGACACCGATTCGGACGAACCGATGCTGAAAAAGTgcaccaccaacagcaccTCGTCGACCACCTCGTCCAACTCGTCGATTTCCATCTCATCAACGAGCACGAAAGTAAGTACAACAGCCGAGGCCGGTTCGTCGTCCGACGCTGCGGCCATATCGGACGAGTTTTCCAACGGAGCATCcaagggtggtggtggtgttggtggtggtcgtGACTATGATCTCAATCAA ATACGTTCCGAATTGAAGGGCTTCAAGGAACTAAAATCATCTGGATCGCCAGCATCGGACACAACAACgaccacaaccacaactgcCGGTGCAGGAGAAGGACCCGCATCCGCCTCCTCCGTTACGGATGTGCCGAAACATCTTATACCGAAACAGGAACCAAATATGCACACAAGAAGTAGTTCCACCGAGGTGAAGGAATCACTTTCGAGTTCCAACACACCGCTGGCCACGATCAAGAAGGAGCTGACTGCTTCGGCGACAGTGAAAGAGGAAGAATCCACCGTAACTGAGGAGGACGACGAACCGGAGAAGTCATCTGAATCGGAAACGCTTAGCGAAGAAGATTCGTCGCAGTCCTCTAACAAGGCATTCTCTAGCTCACCCATTACAACAATGGTCGATTCAGACACGGCCGAAACACCACTAGCAGCGGGATTAGTAATGAGTCCCAAGATTTTGGCCTCGCCTCCTCCGAGCGTGGAGTGCGAAGATTCATCATCCACCGAACCTTTAATAACGGTAGCTAACAAAGCAGCGGACGCAAAGGCATCCCTTGAAAAGGGTACAGCGGCAAGCATTAAGAAAGACGCGATCGATGGAGGGTCGGGTGTTGAAAAGACAGCCACTGCACCAGCATCGGCAGGAAAGCCTCCGATTAAAACATACGGTACGGCAGCAACTATCATTGCCAACTCGGAAAAGATGGCTTTCTGTACGGTGCGTGATGCGAGCACGGAAAACGAGTTGAAACCGCAACTTGCTGTACCAGCAACGAAAGATTCTGTGCTGGAATTGCCCTCGAAAAATAATCCCCCGATTGCGTCACAGCCAGCAGGAGTATCTCCTTCGCTGTCGGTACGTTCGAAAACAGGCGTAACGGAAGATAAAGCCACCGTTGTTACTTCTAGCATGACATCGCCATCTGCAACCAGTGGCCGCACAAATACCAGTTCTTTAACGACACCTGTAAAAGCTAGCTTTGGCTCATCTCCTTCGGCTACAGCTGGAAACTCTAAAGAAGACTCCCCCGTGCCATCACAGGGTGTAATCATCGCTGCCGGATCTAATGCACGAGCAATAAAATCTCCGAAATCTTCGCCTTCAGCAATACAGTCGATAACATCAACTGGCACCGCCACGCCGGATGATGGTAAGGGGAATCCTTCGACGATCTCTCCCGTCGGACCAACGAACATTCTGTCCCAAACGACCAGCTCCTCTCCGCATGGAGGTGGTTTCAATTCGCTACGCgcggaaaaaaagcaatcgaaCGTACAACATTCGGGACCGGGAACGGGAGCGAGCGTAATGGAGAGGAAGTTTACCCTTGGACGAGAAGGAACGTCTGCATTTTCATCACCGGCAAGCACTTTATCCGCTCAATCCCCTCTTTCCACAGCAACTCCGGCAACTTCTTTAAAACATGGCAGTTCCGGTTTGCTCGGGGAGAAAAAACACTTCTCCTCGTCGACGCTTACACCGGCACAAAATAAGCTACTCAGCAAGGAAGCTCTGTCCATAAAGTCACTGTTTGAGTCGACCGCTAACCGGATGGACGAAAAGATTTCGGACGTGTATGAATTTGAGGATGAGTATGACGACCCGGCAGATACAGGGAGTGGACCAATGGGAGCAATGAGTGCTGCTAGTGGCGCACCCGGGAGCGGAACAGGTTCCCGTAAGCTCGTATCCGATGTTCCACCTGCCGAGGTAGTTAGCTCACTTTCGCTCACCTCCTCCACAACATCATCCTCCTTGGGTGGTCAGTTTGGAgatgagaaaaggaaaaagccATTACAACGGAAGTCAACGGCTGTTCCGGTGGATCCTTTGGACACATCCAATTTCGGGACGGGCAACTATAGTGGGGCTTTGAAGCGCGCGAAAAAACCCTCGCCGGTTAAAGCTGAACCGATGggagtggaaaataaatcaccgAAAGGATCAGGCATTTTACGCCGTGAGCCTAAAGAGAAGGAAGAGAAGGAACAAAAGCAGCCCTCTGAGAGTGAATCGGGAACAGTGGCTACGGAGACACTTCGTGCCACAGTTTCTTCTGTGGATCCACCTAAAGAAAAGTCTATCCCCAAGACGACATCAACTGCAGTTACTACCTCTTCTCAAGTAGGATTAACGACCGCTTTTGTACAAACACCTGTAAAGAGTGACTCAACGTTTGATGTGCTACGGAAATCTCCGAGCTTCAATTTGGTTACTCCTGGTCCCCTAGGTAGTAAggaagaaatgtttaaatcGCAGGATGATATCGAGACAAAACCTAATCCTCCACCATTGCCAGCAACGACGACACCTGGAATTTTCACGCCAGTTATTTCAGCTTCTACGATTGGCAGTGGTGGCGTAAACGAACGATCAATCTCTTCGGTGCTGTATCCGCACGGTAAAGGCCCATCTACTTCCGTGCTGCTAGCAAAGGCAGGTGACGAGAGTCAGAAAGAGGAACCGACGCTGGagaattgcaaaaaatactttaacGATATGAACTTTGAGTTTGATGCTCCGACCGTGAAGAAACCACCGTCGATTGCAGACAAGGTGCTGAAGGCTTTAAgtgaacagcagcagcagcagcaacaacaactgcaAACGATAAAATCAGAAAAACCAGACTTCCCAAAGTACATACCAAGTTCGATGCATCACCACTCTCTTCCCAACACGCCGAAATCGATTATAAACAGTGGTTTGTTATCCTCGCCGGCAATGGAAAGTGGTACACCAATGTCATTCGCTTCTACAGTGCATCCAACGATAAAATCGGAATCCATTAGCAGCGGTGGTAATACTGCCGCCACCGTAGTTTCGTCCTACACATCATCACCCATGATGGCTGTAAATCATCCACCAAAACCGGGATCATTGGGTGGAAATGAAACACCACAGTCAGGAAAGTCGCACGAAGGCATGAAGATGGAACCGGAAGATTCTCACAACTCCACGACAAAGTCATCTCCGATCAGTAATGATGCTAAAGCTACGACCAATCAATCGCCAGGGTTATCATCTTCCAACACTGGTGGGGTTCAGAAGATTCAGCTTGAGCAAATTCCCACATCCCGAAGTAATGATCTAACAGAATCGCTCCGAAAGCTGGATCCAGATCCACGGTTTATTCACGACGATGAATCTACGGACAGCAACGATTCTGAACATCGTCTGATCATCGAGGATGCGGAATCGCAAGGCAGTGGTGAACCTGTAACCGGTAGTGCGATGGTACATTCGCAAACGGTTTTAACGAGCTCACCCGCCGTGCCCAGCAGTACAGCTGCGGTGATTGTCCATTATGAGAGCAAACCGGCAGCTTCAGTGATCTCGGCCAAGAAGGAgctgtttgaagaaaaaccaCGATCTGCTACATCTTCCATTACGCTCGAGATGGCTTCAGCTGCGTCGGCCGCAGCTGTTGCAGCGGTAGCAGGTAAAGAAAAACTCATTCTAAAGCAGGACCACACTGGACCAACGGACACTCCGCTAGCTTCGTCGCTTGTGAAAGAAGATACCACGAAATCATTATCCGGCGCACCTACAGCGTCGTCGGAAAAGAAACCAATAGGTGGCGCAAAGCAAAGCCTCCTCGAGGCAATCATACAGATGAATACGGCCAGCCGCGGTATGAGCTCTGAAGAGTATTTGATGCACAAGGTCCATGAACAACAGCCACCGTTACAACAACGCGTCAGCGCAGACGGTGAATGTCGTAAGGACGTGTCCTTCCCAGCGCAGAAGCAATATGACACTAGTGTTGTTCCTGCGACAACATCCGTCATAACTTCGACGGGGTCGAACGAATCGTTAGGATCTTCCACGGTATCGCTCAACCCAGAGGATTCGCCTACCCAATCCCTGCACTATCTTCAATCACAATCAGCACCACAAGCTCAGGCACCGAACAATGAATCTCTGTCGTTGCTACTCTGCGAGGAAACGATTCCAGGCTCTCCAGCACCGAAAGATCACGATCGACTGCAGCCGTCTACAGTCGGACGTAAGGTGTATGCTGAGACACCGTTGGCGCCgccttcatcatcatcttcttctTTCCTACCaccacaaaacattcaaaccgcGACCGATCTGAAACCCGTTCCGATGGATCTAGAGCCGCCAGTGGTGACGATAACGATCGGTGGTAATACGACGATCAGTAGTACCAGTCAAAGTGGGATCGGTGGGACCGGTGGAGTGGGATCGTACGCTTCCAAtcttcaacagcagcagcagtcatTAAGAAGTAAAGTAACTTCTGGTGGAGGAGAATCCACCGCCGATACTCCGAATAGTTCTCCGAGGGATTCGGTTAGTCAGGATGAAA cacATGATCAAGAATCGTTATCGCCGATGAAAAAGCGTCGTCAACGCAAGCCGAGCGAAGAGCCAACGCTCAAACGCCGCCGCACGGGAAATACCAGCCTGGGTGGCTATGGATTTGGAAATAATGGTTCAAATACTAGCTATGGCCGTAATCAACGAGGTCTTAATACAAGCAATG CAACAGACAGTGAGGACAACTCAGATAATTTAGCGGCATTCCACCGATCATCGTCGTTGATCTTCGTTGGAAGCAAAACCGGCCGACCCTGTCAGTACAATTTCCTGGTCAATTTAG ATCCATCCCTAAACAGTAACCACCGGATAGGGATTATAAGGAAAAAGATACAAGAGTTGCGCAAAACGTACAACGTGATCAAGGCCGAGTTGGCGAGTATCGATCGGAGGCGCAAAAAGCTACGCCGCCGAGAACGAGAAAACAAGAAGCAAGCCAAACTGAACAGTGCCAGTGCCGGCAACAACTAA